One genomic window of Brachionichthys hirsutus isolate HB-005 chromosome 22, CSIRO-AGI_Bhir_v1, whole genome shotgun sequence includes the following:
- the waslb gene encoding WASP like actin nucleation promoting factor b: protein MSGPPSQRRQANVGSILLTPQENECLFNHLGRKCITLCSAVVQVFTAERNTSWSKRCCGVACLVKDNPSRSYFVRVFDIRDGKTLFEQELYSSFSISLPKPYFVTFSGDTCQVGLNFASEEETKRFRGHVAELIGRRQRKSEKRRDPSNGPSLPMATVDIKNPEISDVRFLHHNNNNTQMNNVVHPPLPKREKKAKGKKKRLTKADIGTPSNFQHIGHVGWDPNTGFDLNNLDPELKNLFDMCGISDAQLKDKETSKVIYEFIEKKGGVEAVKDELRRQGPPRWSAPPPPPSRGGPPPPPPHHTSAPPPPPPARGRGAPPPPPPSRAPNSAPPPPPPSRPGVSAPPPPPPSRGSLPPPPAHSSIPVAPPPPPPPPQGGAGGPPPPPPPPPPPGPPPPAPPLSSEADGGSGGKSALLSQIREGAHLKKVEQKEKERPVSSTGRDALLGQIRQGIQLKPRDDASDSTPSTPAPSAGIVGALMEVMQKRSKAIHSSDEDDDDEDDEDFDDDDEWED from the exons ATGAGCGGGCCACCGTCGCAACGGCGGCAGGCAAATGTCGGATCGATACTACTGACGCCACAGGAAAACGAATGTCTGTTCAACCACCTCGGCAGGAAATGCATC ACGTTATGTTCGGCGGTGGTCCAGGTCTTCACAGCAGAGCGGAACACCAGCTGGAGCAAGAGGTGCTGCGGCGTGGCGTGTCTGGTCAAAGACAACCCGAGCCGCTCCTACTTCGTCAGGGTCTTTGACATCAGG GATGGGAAGACGTTGTTTGAACAGGAGCTGTACAGCAGCTTCAGCATTTCCCTCCCCAAACCGTACTTCGTCACGTTCTCCGGAGAC acgtGTCAGGTGGGTCTGAACTTTGCCAGCGAGGAGGAGACGAAGCGTTTCCGCGGTCACGTCGCAGAACTGATCGGGAGAAGACAGAGGAAATCTG AGAAGAGACGCGACCCTTCAAATG GCCCGTCGCTGCCGATGGCCACGGTCGACATCAAGAACCCGGAGATCAGCGACGTCCGCTTCCtccaccacaacaacaacaacactcagATGAATAACGTCGTGCACCCCCCCTTACCCAAGCGGGAGAAAAAGGCCAAGGGCAAGAAGAAGAGGTTGACCAAGGCGGACATCGGCACGCCGAGCAACTTCCA GCACATTGGGCACGTAGGATGGGATCCGAACACAGGCTTCGAT CTGAACAACTTGGACCCGGAGCTGAAGAACCTGTTCGATATGTGCGGCATCTCAGATGCTCAGCTGAAGGACAAAGAGACCTCGAAGGTCATCTACGAATTCATCGAGAAGAAAGGCGGCGTGGAGGCCGTCAAGGACGAGCTTCGGAGACAAG GTCCGCCCAGGTGGAGCG ctcctccccctcctccatccagaggtggcccccctcctccacctccacaccACACCTCAgcccctcctccgcctcctcctgcccgAGGACGAggggccccgcccccgcccccgccctctCGAGCTCCTAACTCTGCgccacctcctccccctccatctcGACCCGGCGTGTCcgctccgccccctcccccgcccAGTCGAGGATCCCTCCCACCTCCGCCGGCACACTCCTCGATCCCTGTGgcgcccccgccgccgcctcctccacccCAGGGCGGTGCTGGCGggccgccccctccccctcctcctcccccgcccccTGGCCCTCCGCCCCCTGCGCCGCCGCTGTCCTCGGAGGCTGACGGCGGTTCGGGGGGGAAGTCGGCGCTGCTGAGTCAGATCCGAGAAGGCGCCCACCTGAAGAAGgtggagcagaaggagaaggagcggCCGGTGTCCAGCACGGGCAGAGACGCTCTCCTGGGCCAGATCCGACAGGGAATCCAGCTCAAGCCG AGGGACGACGCCAGCGACTCGACGCCGTCCACCCCGGCGCCGTCAGCAGGCATCGTTGGAGCCCTGATGGAGGTGATGCAGAAACGGAGCAAGGCGATTCACTCCTCAG acgaagacgacgacgacgaagacgacGAGGACTTTGATGATGACGACGAATGGGAGGACTAG
- the lmod2b gene encoding leiomodin-2, which translates to MSFFGYRRELSKYEDVDEDELLASLSPEELAELEKELADIDPDANVPIGLRQRDQTDKSPTGTFSRDSLMKYWENETRRLLEDEICGGSSKADKEEEDEEGVTEGNSSGEDEKDVENEKEKEQTDEDEEEDEEEEGEESEEEEEAVTEEEEEEDEEEEEEERDNKLKPGPSKDPGESTPRADAPTLLKPQKVEPMRLTPPPPPVDPNATGNPTVVDDALQRVLSDDPKLTEVNLNNIDDVSQDTLIRFAEALTSNAHVRVFSLANTRADDPVALAIAKMLRENSSIVSLNIESNYVTGKGVMALVQALPGNNTLTELRFHNQRHMCGGQVEMEMVKLLRENYTLIKLGYQFNLPGPRMSMTGILTRNQDRQRQKRLQEQRQQQQGAPQGAVNPRTTALKRTPHSSPCSSPRASPWSSPKIPKKQTPPAPPPPPPPPPPLPPPPPPPPRREKKPTRVIAEVIKKHEVGSKKAAKTKGKKAKKEKLKASGKDETTTILRELKNALRPVSMERRVEEGSRPSTPMRSAHDQLMESIRSSSVSGLKQVELPHYLQ; encoded by the exons ATGAGCTTTTTTGGGTACCGTCGAGAGCTTAGCAAGTACGAAGATGTTGACGAGGACGAGCTCTTGGCTTCCCTCAGCCCCGAAGAGCTGGCCGAGTTGGAAAAGGAGCTGGCCGACATCGACCCCGATGCCAACGTGCCCATCGGACTCCGACAGAGAGACCAGACGGACAAGTCCCCAACGGGAACGTTTAGCAGGGATTCCCTCATGAAGTACTGGGAGAATGAGACTCGTCGTCTGCTGGAGGACGAGATATGCGGAGGAAGCTCCAAAGCG gataaagaagaggaagacgaggagggtGTGACAGAAGGaaacagcagcggagaggatgAGAAAGACGTTGAaaatgagaaggaaaaggagcaaacagatgaagacgaggaagaggatgaagaggaggagggggaggagagtgaagaagaggaggaagctgtaacggaggaggaggaggaggaagacgaagaagaagaggaggaagaacgaGATAATAAATTAAAACCCGGACCCTCAAAGGATCCGGGGGAGTCGACGCCACGGGCCGACGCGCCGACGCTCCTGAAGCCGCAGAAGGTGGAGCCTATGAgactgactcctccccctccgcctGTCGACCCGAACGCAACTGGAAACCCGACTGTTGTCGACGACGCTCTGCAGCGAGTCCTTAGCGATGACCCCAAACTCACTGAGGTCAACCTCAACAACATTGACGACGTCTCGCAG GACACCCTCATCCGATTTGCCGAAGCCCTGACGTCTAACGCACACGTGCGTGTCTTCAGTCTTGCGAACACCCGAGCCGACGACCCCGTGGCGCTGGCCATCGCCAAGATGCTGAGGGAGAACTCGTCCATCGTCAGCCTGAATATAGAGTCCAACTATGTGACTGGGAAGGGCGTGATGGCGCTGGTCCAAGCGCTTCCAGGAAACAACACCCTGACGGAGCTGCGCTTCCACAACCAGAGACACATGTGCGGCGGTCAG GTAGAGATGGAAATGGTGAAGCTGCTTAGGGAAAACTACACCCTGATCAAGCTGGGCTACCAGTTCAACTTGCCCGGCCCGAGGATGAGCATGACGGGGATCCTCACCAGGAACCAGGACCGGCAGCGACAGAAACGACTGCaggagcagaggcagcagcagcagggggcgccacagGGAGCGGTGAACCCCAGAACCACTGCGCTG aAAAGAACTCCACATTCATCGCCTTGCAGCTCACCCAGAGCCTCTCCGTGGTCCTCACCTAAAATCCCCAAAAAGCagactcctcctgctccacctccacctcctcctcctcctcctcctctgcctccacctcccccacctcctccccggCGGGAGAAGAAGCCCACCAGGGTGATCGCCGAGGTCATTAAGAAGCACGAGGTTGGCAGCAAGAAGGCGGCGAAGACGAAAGGCAAAAAGGCCAAGAAGGAGAAGCTGAAGGCGTCGGGCAAAGACGAGACGACCACCATCCTGAGGGAGCTCAAGAACGCGCTGAGGCCCGTGTCGATggagaggagggtggaggagggcaGCAGGCCGTCCACGCCGATGAGGTCAGCCCATGACCAGTTGATGGAATCCAtccgcagcagcagcgtcaGCGGTTTGAAACAG GTTGAGCTCCCGCATTATCTCCAATAA
- the LOC137911133 gene encoding uncharacterized protein has translation MRKKILKATCVLLSLLASFNLCCGKFTTPITDDVSKLSLLTQNIPSDYEIPVSYIPKEEAGRCWVVLNIFPLEQSLGKLANKFGAVSSNKEHIIVFIAMVKSLRFTFSHEELETMMQVFQCHYRESRLASGLYFDYVRDILHAATPGESGFSCEPEPCLNSPQTPEGHEEGRERSWSNRTPLLLALIPLTGCIVVVVWLMKFRRSTSICRAVNDDVEPSGLVPSVSLAIPLQTLTRDDGDQSAGEAIPEHESG, from the exons ATGAGGAAGAAA ATCTTGAAAGCAACTTGTGTCCTCTTGAGTCTGCTGGCGAGCTTTAATCTCTGCTGTGGAAAATTTACGACTCCCATAACTGACGATGTGAGCAAGCTGTCGTTATTG ACGCAGAACATCCCCTCCGATTATGAGATCCCTGTTAGTTACATTCCCAAGGAAGAG GCTGGAAGGTGCTGGGTGGTGTTAAATATCTTTCCTTTGGAGCAAAGCCTTGGGAAGCTGGCCAACAAATTTGGCGCCGTCTCCTCCAACAAAGAACATATAATCGTCTTCATCGCCATGGTGAAGAGTTTACGCTTCACCTTTAGCCACGAGGAACTG GAAACAATGATGCAAGTCTTCCAATGTCATTATCGGGAGAGCAGATTAGCGTCTGGTCTGTACTTTGACTACGTCAGAGATATCTTACATGCTGCCACTCCGGGAGAATCCGGCTTCTCTTGCGAGCCGGAGCCGTGCCTGAACTCGCCGCAAACACCAG AAGGTCACGAGGAAGGTCGTGAACGCAGCTGGTCTAATAGGACTCCTTTGCTTCTCGCTCTCATCCCCCTCACTGGCTGTATTGTCGTCGTGGTTTGGCTG ATGAAGTTCAGGAGGTCTACATCCATCTGCAGGGCTGTAAATGACGACGTGGAACCATCTGGCTTGGTCCCAAGTGTGTCTCTGGCCATCCCGCTTCAAACGCTCACCCGAGATGATGGCGATCAGTCAGCGGGGGAGGCGATCCCCGAACACGAAAGCGGATGA